The following proteins are co-located in the Telopea speciosissima isolate NSW1024214 ecotype Mountain lineage chromosome 9, Tspe_v1, whole genome shotgun sequence genome:
- the LOC122638991 gene encoding uncharacterized protein P19A11.02c-like yields the protein MEGFTNSASSFALPPPLLPSEVDIEIQAQPPIADYNPITTNLNPNNVSSASAFAFPPPLLPSDADIEIQATPSMAHNPTTNLNPNNVSCASSFSLPPSLPSDVYIEIQATPPIADHNPITTNLNPNINLSSAFSSGAADHINLATMDISLWSANATSLVVLYYQQRPQVPPMLRFGLFTTSFHPWVY from the coding sequence ATGGAAGGATTTACCAATTCTGCATCATCGTTTGCACTTCCTCCACCTCTGCTTCCTTCTGAAGTTGATATTGAAATCCAAGCACAACCACCCATAGCTGATTACAACCCAATTACCACAAACCTGAATCCCAACAATGTCAGTTCTGCATCAGCGTTTGCATTTCCTCCACCTCTGCTTCCTTCTGATGCTGATATTGAAATCCAAGCAACACCATCCATGGCCCACAACCCAACTACAAACCTTAATCCTAACAATGTCAGTTGTGCATCATCGTTTTCCCttcctccatctcttccttCTGATGTTTACATAGAAATCCAAGCAACACCACCCATAGCTGATCACAACCCAATTACCACAAACCTGAATCCCAACATTAATCTCAGTTCTGCTTTCTCTTCTGGAGCCGCCGATCATATCAATTTAGCAACGATGGATATCAGTCTCTGGTCAGCAAATGCAACATCTCTTGTGGTGCTTTACTATCAACAACGTCCACAGGTTCCCCCGATGCTCCGATTCGGTCTTTTTACCACAAGCTTCCATCCGTGGGTATACTGA